TAACTTTTGCAGTTCGTAAATAATCGAGTAATTGACCAGTATGAACGGATTCATGATAGGCAATTCTCAACAACATATCTCCCAAATCTCTAATGTAACCCACATCTGAGCGATTAATTTTAATGTTTTTTAAATCTTCATTTGAAAATGATTTAATAGTTTCTATAAATTGATTTCTAAACGGTTCCGCAAAAATTAATTCAGCATCTATAGTGGAGAATGGTTGTTTTTCAAAAGGAGATTCAAATTCAGGCACACTGCCTTTATTTTTAAGCGCCTGATGGTAATAATATTCACTTTCTAGAACATGTCTAATCATCTCAATGCAAGACATAGCTTTATCATCTGGTCTCCAATTTAATAAATCTTGGGGGATAGATGTCCAAAGCTTTATACTACGTCTTCGCACTTCGTTGAAATTTAAAAGAATTAAATCAATTGTGTTCATAATTTTCCCTCCACTCATTAGTATATTAAGAATTATATACGAATGTATGTTTGTTAGGAAGTGGTTTTTAGGAGGAGTTTATCGTTTGTTTTTTAAATGCTATTGTACAATATGAGGAATAAACGAAAATAGAGCGATTATAATATCGCTCCAGAATCCAGTTATGTAGTAATCACTTATTTCTTTCAAGTTCTTCAATACGTTTTTCTAATTTTTTGATTTTCATGTCATTAAGGAAGGCAATGACTGTCGTTGATATAGCCAAAGAGAAGGTTAGAACGTGATACCAAGTATAAGTGCACCTCCTAATTTTTGTTAATTTAATTGTAACAAAAAAAGCCGTAGCGTTTGCAAATGCTACAGCTCGAATTAGTTTATGCCCTTTAAGTCTAGGCAGTGCCTTAATTATATCATAACTTAGGAGGGCAAACCTAATGGGCAAATTAATGTAACAAAAGAGAATTTACTTCAATGGATTGAAAATTATCGATAGATGGTTGAAACTATCGAGGAAGCAAGACAACCGGTAGCAAATGTTGATAACGGCAGTTATATTGGAGCTAAAACAGCTATGTATGGAATTGAGGGAACTTTGCCAAAAGCTAGTGGTGGTACAAGTAATCCAGTGTTTACAGAAGTACAACGCAGGGTTTATGCACTTAATTATCGCATTAAGGAATATGAACAAAAGATTGCGGAGATACAAAAACGTATTCCTTCAGTAGAAGGCGATAGAGAAGTAGAAGTCCTTCATAGATTGCTAGATGGTGATAGCATGCGAGCTATTGGTAAGCATATGAGATTATCTAGCACGACAATTTTTAGAGTAAGGAATACTATTTTGAATCAAATGACGAAGTAGCCGAAAGGCTGCTTCTTTTTAATAACATTTGTTCAACAATCGGGCCATATTGTGGAAGAACAATCTTTTAAGAAATGTTATTACCTAAGAAGTTATGGGAACGATATAGCCCGTCTTATAAAAAGATGGGCTAATTATGTATAATTAATATGTTCTTACTGAGACTGGTGTAAATTCTATTATATACTGTTCCATTTTTGTAATTGAATCTGTAAATAACATCGCCTTTTGATCAGCCATTGTTAAAAATCCGTTTGTTACCATATCATTGTAAAAATCCTTTAATTTATCGTAATAACCTGCTACGTTAAATAGGATGCTTGGATTATTGTGTTGCCCAATTCTTGCCCATGAAATAACTTCTGAAATCTCTTCCAATGTCCCCGGACCACCTGGTAATGCAATATAACAGTCTCCTAATTCAATCATTTTATTTTTTCTTTCAGACATCGAATTTACAATTTCTAAACGCGTTAAGTTCGGATGACTTAATTCGCGGTCTACTAAAAACGTTGGAATAATTCCAATGACTTCACCATTATGGTATAAAACTTCATCAGCAATGATGCCCATCAATCCTGCCTTCCCTCCACCATACACTAGCGTATGACCATTTTCGGCGATCCATTTACCTAATGCTTTTGCTGCTTCAATATAAACTTCATTGTTTCCTAAACTTGCGCCACAATAAACTGAAATATTCAAATATAATTCCTCCTTTATGCTATTATCATTATAGAAAAATAAGGAGTGGATTGCATTGAATATTTTAGAATATCAAAAATGGATTACAGAATTTTATAAAAAACGAGGTTGGTACGACCTAAATCCGTTTATACGTGTAAATTTTTTAACAGAAGAAGTAGGTGAAGTATCAAAAGCAATTCGTACAATTGAGATTGGTCGTGACCGTCCTGATGAAGTTACACAATCTAAAGAACAACAAGTCGAAAACTTGAAAGAAGAACTTGGTGATGTATTGGATAATTTATTTATTTTAGCTGACAAGTACGAAATTGATTTGACAGAAATTATGGATAGTCATAAAGATAAATTAACGAAACGTTATCAATAATACATATTGAAAAGTCCCCAAATGAAATTTTGATAATCCCCCTCATTCAATTGAATAGGAGGATAGCTGCGTAAACTCGGAGGTAGGTTCGGTGTGGTAAAGGTTTCCTCCCTTGTTATTTATCAAATCCTAAATATTAGGGAAAGACAGACCGACTACCGACCCGCGCCCAGTAAACTTGTTCGGGCAAGACATACATGACCGATCCATACTTGTTAAGGGTTAAAGGTTAAAGAAAATAATAGGCATTCATCTATGTTAAATATCCTGTAGAGAATAGGATGTTAGAAGTGGAATGAGCAACCACTAGGATCATTTGAAAACATTTTTATATCCCTTTGAACAAAGGCCACTCTAAGGGTGGTCTTTTGTTTTGATAAAAATAACTAATTTAATTAAACATACATAGTATATACGTCTATTTCCTTTGTCCTTATTTGAATAGTGTAGTAAAAACAAGGAGGGATTTTAAAAATGGGATGTAGAGATTGTAATAAGGCTACAATTCATCACCATGCTAACAATATGTGTGGTTGTGAAAAAAATCAGTGTTTCTTTAGATTTAAGGCACCGTGTATACCAGAAATGAATGGAGTTATTCCGCCACCACCAATTAATAGCTCTAGGGTGTGTGAAATTTATTTAGCGACAGATGAAGCAATAGCTAATGGTCAATATTTAGGATTAGGTACGGCGTCGGCTTTATTCCCGCGGAATACAGTTGTTATACCAGAAAATGCAATTATAACTGGAATAGTTTTAAACGTACGCGATAATACACTAACAGCTGCTGATACCGTTACTGCTGAAGTAGTAATTAGTAGAAGTTGTGGTTTTACTGACCCTATTTCAACAGGGGTGATTGCTTCTGTAACAGGACCAAATACTGCTGCAAATCCAAACTGTTGTGGGTCAGCAACAGCTAATTATCCTGTGAATAAATGTGATTTATTATCTGTGAGGATTGTAACAGGTGATGGGGCACTGCCATTTGGAGCAGCTGTTACAGTTATGTATGTACTTCCTTAATCCTATAGATTTAGCCACATCTAAATAGGTGTGGCTTTTATTTTGCTTTGAAAACTGCATCAAACAGCCATACAAATAACAACGGACTGGTTTACCTGATCAGCAAGAAATACTAGAGCTCCTAACTGCAATCGCAAGGGGCGAGACAACCTCGGCAACTCTTAGAGGTATTGGCGAAGGTGCACAAACAATTGATGAAGATATGCCTCCAACTACTGCCGAACGAATTAAAGCCGCTGAATTATTAGGCAAGCGTTATCGTATGTGGATTGATAAAGTGGAGACGGATGGTAAAACTAAAGTGGTTATTGTTGATGATGTGTCATGACAGAACAGCGTATAAGTCTAGCTAGTATCATTACAGAGCAATTCAAACCATTCTGGCGCGCCTCCAGAGCAAAGGAACATCTTCGATATGTACTAAAGGGTGGTCGTGGTTCTGGCAAGTCGTTTCACATTCCAATGCGTATTCTGATAGACATCATGGAATATCAAGTGTCTGCACTTGGCATTAGGAAAGTGCAAAACACCATTTTGAAATCTGTTTACGATTTTGTAAAATTAAATATTTATTTATTTTTCATCTCCAAAGCCTAAACCCCGCCAAATCAGCATTTTTGCGCTATAATGTAGGACGAGGTGAAGAAAATGTTTGTGAGTGAAAAACAGATTGAGATTCGCTATGCGGAGACAGACCAAATGGGCGTTGTCTACCATGCCAACTATATCATTTGGATGGAGATTGGACGTACGCAGTTAGTGAGCGATGCGGGGTTTGAGTACGCAGCATTAGAGAAGGAAGGGTATGTATCGCCAGTAATGGATTTATCTATTTCCTATAAGGCTGCTATGCACTATGGACAGGTGGCAACAGTGCGTACTTGGGTAGAGAAACACGACCGTCTACGCACAACATATGGTTATGAAATTTTACATGAAGATGGCACGATTGCTGCAATAGCACAGTCCGTACATATTCTAGCGCATAAAGAAACATTACGACCTGTTTCTTTAAGTAAAATTGACCCTGCTTGGGATGCTAAATATAAAGAAATTGCAGTTGCAACAAAATAATATCAGCAGCTTGATGTCTACGTTAATTGAATTGAAGTAAGCAAAAGGCAGGACCAGAATAATAACTGGTGCTGTCTTTTTTCTTTTAATCATATTAAATCCATCAAGTCTTTTTATCTTGCATAATATTTGTCATATTGTTATGATTGGAACAAATGTTCTATACGAGGGGTGGGGAGAATTATGCAACTATACATATACGATAATCGCTTTAAAGCGTTAATTGACCAGTATCAATTAACAGCTGAACAACTTGAATATACAGGAACACCGCAAGAGGGTATTGCGTTTGCTAAAGAGGATGTCAATCGACATGCCATTTTAGCAATTGAGGATGGAGTGCTTGTAGTATTCTTTGTGTTACATCGAAAAGAAGGTGTAAAGCCATATTGTGAAAATGATCATGCTATTTTATTAAGAGCTTTTTCTACAGATTATCGACATCAAGGGAAGGGCTATGCAAAAAAAGCTTTAATGTTATTACCTGACTTTGTCAAACAGCATTACTGTGACGTCAATGAAATTGTATTGGCTGTTAATGTAAGGAATGAGGCGGCACAGAGACTATATAAGAAATGCGGTTATACCGATAAAGGTGTGAGAGTGATGGGAATAAAAGGGGAATTAATCGTTATGAGCTACGATTTGTAAAAAGAATTGCAAAAAATCCACTGAGCCATTATAAGCAAAGTGGATTTTTACTAGCTATATAAGCAATGCCTATTTCGTTGAAGTATTACTTAGCTCGTTTAAACAAGTATTTCCAAGTAAAGAAATTGACAATGACAAGTACAATGAAATAAATAAAAATACCATAAGAACCGCTTGTTGTCAGTAGATAGTGTAGAAATGCAAGTATACCTAATGGAATAAATAATATTAAGGACTTCCAACTCTGTCCATCACCGATTTCATCGAAGGGCTTTGTGAAAGGAATTTTGCTTTCAAAGCCGATGTAGCAAATGATTGTGTACAAACAGCTTGCTACTAAAACAATCAATAAATCTGGAATGATTCTCGGGCCATAAATAAAGCAAAATACGATGCTTAGCACAATATACAGCGGAATATATAGCTTTATTAAAAAGGCTTTTAAACTACCCTTTTGTAAGTCTGTATAGTCCTTAATCGGAAAGACTTTGTAGATCCAAGCGGCTTTATATTTTGCGGAATGACCTAACATCATCACAGCAGATGGAATAATCAGCATACTAAAATAAATATTTAAATAGCTTATACTAGTCGAGTAGTCAACATTATCTGACCGCATCATATTAAACATAAAAATAAATGGTATCACGAAAGAAAAGCCTAACGATGGATACACTTTTAATTTAAAATCCCGTTCTTGTTTCATCATAAGAGAGGCAAAACGGTAAAATGCCCTTTCCTCACTTGTTCGGCATATAAAAGATAAGAAATAATCTTTTAAACGACTTCTCTTTTCCTTCTTTGACTTACTCGTGCTTAATAACTTTTGTAAATTGCGCTCAAAGGTTGGAATTAACTTTATATAGAGCCCTATTGAAATAAGTGGTATAAAGACGGAGAAGATAGTGCCTACTAACGTGAAGTAAGAGTTATTACCATTTAAGATAAGCTCATAAGGAGCGGCAAACCACATCGGAATGATGAAAATACTCCACCATGTGAATTTTACGACCATTTCAAGGTTAACAAACTCAAAGGATCGAATGAGCACTTGATAACCAATCATCAGCACTAAGGATAAACCAATTTGCACATAATTAATAATGTCCTTTAGCTTTTCTCCATCAAAAAATCTTAAAATTACAATATACAAAATGGTTGTAAGCACGACAATGAAAATATTGATAAAGGTAAGTGCGAATACGGTTAATAGAAAGAATACTATTCCTTGTGTAAACAAGCTAACTAAAAGGGGAATCGCGGTTAAGGCAATTGTTAAATAAGTTAGATAAATAAAGATATGCAATACTTTAGCGGCATTTATCGTTTTAGCATTGATCGGCTTTGTTGCCAAGATGCTTCTGTCACGGACATCAAGTAGTACAGAAGAAAAATCGGAAATCAAAGTAGTCATCACGATAAAGATAACTATGCCGTATGCAATGCTCATTTGAAAATGATAGTTATCACCAAACCCCATAAAAGGAATGAGTATAAGACCATAAAGGGCGTAAATCCATAAAGATTTGAAGTAGCTATTCTTCTGATCTTTTTTATTTTGGTTAAAGATGGTTGGTACTTTTCGTTCATCCATCGTTAGTTTAATATGGAGGATTTGTCTCATAATCGAATAATCAATGCCCATTTTCCGAAAAATAAATTGCACTTTATCAAGTAGTTGCAGGACTTTGAAATCTTTCATTACTACACCTCCTGGACAACCGCTACGAATTGTTCACCAATTTCTTTATGATTATGAAAACCTGTTAGTTGGTTGAAAATCCCCTCTAACGTTCCTGCCGTATTAGCGGCTTGTAGTTGAGCAAATGTTCCATCAGCAGCAATTTTTCCATCATTCAGTAATATAATACGACTGCTGATTTTTTCGACCACATCCATGATATGGGAGGAATAAAATATCGTTTTCCCTTGGGCTGCTAATTGCGTTAAAATCTCTTTGAAAATCATAACACTATTCGCATCCAAGCCGTTAATAGGTTCATCCAAGAACAGTAAATCTGGATTATGTATAAGGCTAGCGATAATTAATAGCTTTTGCCTCATGCCTTTTGAATAAGAAGATATTCTTGCATGATATGCTTCTCCAACACCGAACAATTCCATTAATGATTTAGATTTGGAAGTCGCTACATCTAAATGCAATCCGTAAAGCTGGCCGATGAAAGTCAAATACTCATAGCCAGTTAAATTATCATAAACATCGGCTATTTCAGGCACATAGCCAATTTTCCGTTTATAATCAATGCTATTTTGTTTAATATCCTCCCCAAATAGCTTAATTTCACCACCATATTCGCCTTCAATCCCTAATATAATTTTGACAGTTGTACTTTTACCAGCGCCATTCGGACCGATGTAGCCAATAATTTCGCCTCTTGACACATGTAAGTCAATTCCTTTTAAAATTTCTTTGCTGCCATAGCTCTTCGTTAAGTTCATAATCGTTAAAATCTCTTGGTGGTCCATGTTATAGCTCCTTTCTGTTTAGAAAATTAACCATACAACGGTATTAGCACCATTTTTCATAGTGCTATATATATTATACATGATTTTAGCAATTTGTTATTAATTACAAATTCCTTTGTAAAAATTTGATTCGCTTTAACAGGAGATTTTCTGCAAGTGTAGAAAGTATATTCTATATAATTCAGTAATTTTCAGGAAGAGGTGGCAATTTGGATTATTTAAAAAGGGATCACGCAGTCGAAGCAGCACTTCAGTTTATTACAAAACATTTCCCTCATTGCGATGGGGCTTTATTGGCTGGAAGTGTCATTCGAGGAGAGGCGACAGAGACCTCGGATTTAGATATTGTCGTTTTTGATAAAAATCAAAAGACAGCCTAATGAGGAGCTAGATAAAATGATTATTGATAATGTAGTTTTAAAATTACTTGAGTATAGTACTTCAAAGCCTAATATAGAAATAACTTGGGATAATAATCAGACCAGTTTATGCGAAATTGATACATTTTATGACACAGACAACGGATTAGAACTTCATGACGAAGGATATGAAGAATATCATGTTGCATTGGTGAAAGAGGTGACGAATAACAAATATATCGAAATAGGAATAGGTGATAAAAGACCTGTAATTATTAAATTAGCAGATACAGGGGAAGTTATATTTAACAAATAAATATAATGATTAACTTACTTAACATTTAAAAATGACCAAGTTCTCTATTAATATTGAATTTGGTCATTTTCTATTGCTATTAATTAAAACTATATGTGCAATAAATGTGTAGTTGAGCAAAGTTAATCGTAACATGATGATTATAAAGAATATCCCAAACTCTTATAAAAAATTAGTTATGCAAGACCTTTAGCGAAAATTATTAAATTCGCTTAGCTTCGCCTTGTACCATATGGTGGAAAATTATTTGACGGTTTTTCAGTAGGGAAGTAATAAGCATCCTAATGCCCAAGTAAAAATTTTGAAACAAATTGTCCTTTCTTGCGTAGTACAATAGGAAGGGCAATATTTTTAATGATAAAATAACATTAAGTATTTATTTAAAGGTGGGAAATAGAATGGGTTTATTAAAAGCAGGTATTGGGGCATTAGCAGGTGTATTAGAAGATCAATGGCGTGAGTATTTCTACTGTGAGTCCTTATCAGCAGATGTCCTTGTTGCTAAAGGTGTTAAACGCACTTCTAAACGAGGCTCAAATAAAGGAAACGACAATATTATTAGCAATGGTTCAATTATTGCCATTAATGAAGGGCAGTGTATGATGATTGTCGAGCAAGGCAAGGTAGTGGAGTTTTCTTCCGAATCTGGTGAATATGTTTATGACACATCTACAGAACCATCTATTATGTATGGGGATGATCTGTCAGCAAACATTACGGAAACGTTTAAGCTAATTGGAAAGCGTTTCACATTTGGTGGAGAGCCTGCCAAAGATCAACGTGTGTATTATTTCAATAAAAAAGAAATCGTTGGCAATAAGTATGGAACACCTGCCCCAATTCCTTTCCGTGTCATTGACCGCAATATTGGCTTAGATATTGATATTACCATTCGTTGTCATGGTGAATATTCTTATAAAATAGTAGACCCATTATTATTTTATACAAATGTCTGTGGAAATGTAGAGCGTGAGTATACACGTGATGCTATTGATAGTCAATTGAAAACAGAGCTAATGACGGCATTACAACCAGCATTTGCTCAAATTTCGGCAAGTGGCGTGCGCTATAGTGAAATACCTGCGCATACAGTGGCGCTAGCAGATGCTCTTAACAAAGTGTTATCAGAAAAATGGTTGGCAACACGTGGTTTGGCAGTTGTATCATTCGGAATTAGTTCATTAAAAGCATCTGAAGAAGATGAAGCGATGATAAAACAATTACAGCGCAATGCAGTGATGCGTGACCCAGGGATGGCAGCTGCGCATTTAACTGGGGCACAAGCAGAGGCGATGATTGCAGCTGCGCACAATGAAGGCGGTGCAATGGCTGGGTTCATGGGGATGAATATGGCAACACAAGCGGGTGGCGTCAATGCAAGCCAACTATTCCAAATGAGCGAGCAAAATAAACAGATGCAAGCAACGACGCCACAACAATCGAGCCCATCCAATACTTGGACATGTTCATGTGGACAAGAGAATACGGGTAAATTTTGCTCAAACTGTGGTGCAGCAAAGCCAGTAGAAGAGGGCTGGACATGTTCATGTGGCACAATCAATAAAGGTAAATTCTGTAGTGAATGTGGGGCGAAAAAACCGTCTGGCGCATTGCAATATGCTTGTGATAAATGCGGTTGGCAGCCAGAAACCCCTGCAAACCCTCCGAAATTTTGCCCTGAGTGCGGCGATGTTTTCGATGACAATGATCTAAAGTAAGGAGATGACTGGTGATGACGACGCAAGAAATGGAAAACGTCAAAGAGGCAAAGCTAGAATTCGATGCTGAATGTCCATCATGCAGTGCATCAATTGAGTTTAACCCCGCAACAGGCAAGCTAACTTGTCCATATTGTGGCTTTGAAACCGAGATTGCCAAACCTGAAAAGGAACAAGAAAAAGTGGCCCAAGAAATGGATTTTGCAAAGGCTGAGGAGCGAGGAAACTTTAACTGGGGCGTAGAGAAAAAAACGGTTATTTGTAAAGCTTGTGCTGCTGAAACGATTTATGATGCATTACAAGTAGCAGATAGCTGTCCATATTGTGGCTCAAATCAAGTAATGGAAGCGAGTGCTTCAAATACACTTGCACCAAATGGCGTATGTGCATTTGAAATAACAGATAAACAAGCAGGCGAAAATTTTCAAAAGTGGATTAAAAGTAAATGGTTTACGCCAAAAGCTGCTAAAATTAGTGCAAAGCCAGATGCTTTTAAAGGTGTTTATCTACCTTATTGGACGTTTGATACAAAAACAAGCTCTCGTTATTCGGCTAGCTATGGTAAGCATCGAACAGTCACTGATAAGGATGGTAATCAGCGTACGGTTACAGATTGGTATACTACGAGTGGTTTCTATCAGGAATTTATAGATGATCATTTAATTAGTGCAACGACTCGCTATGATCGTCAGATGATGCGTAAAATAGAGCCATTTAACTTATTAAATAACAAATCCTATAAACCGGAGTATGTAGCAGGATTTCTCTCAGAACGCTATAGCATTGGTTTACAAGATGGTTGGAACCAAGCAAAGAGAGAAATTCACGATTATTTAGAAGCAGAAATTACGGCAAAGATCCGTATAGAAAAATTTGCAGATGTTGTCTCCAATTTGCGGTTTTCTACAACACATGATGACATTACATATAAGTATTTAATGTTACCAATATGGCTTTCTTCTTTTAGATATAAAGAGAAAATTTATCGATTTATGGTGAATGGTCAGACAGGTCGTGTTGGAGGAGACGCTCCGATTTCGCCATTACGTGTAACAATTGCAGTCCTTGTAACGTTAATGATTGCGGCAGTTGTCTGGTATTTCTTTATGAATGAATAAGGAATAATAACAATATCCTAAAAGTGTGTACATTTTTTACTTTTGGGATATTGTTTTTTATTGTGAATTTTGTCGAAAAAATGTCGAACGTTGTAAAAAAATTAGGCAATTATGATAAATGTCACTATTCATCACGGTTCTGTCTATGTATAGTTGCATAAGTTATAAGGATTAATACTTTACAATAGACAGGGAGCACAGCATTTAATGAACAAGAAAATAGCATGGGTTACAGATACAGCAGCATTGTTAGATGAAAAATTCATACAGGACAATCAAATTCACGTATTACCACTCAATATTGTTTTTGAAGAGGGCGTATTACGAGAAACTGTTGATATGACACATGATGAATTTTATGACAAACTTCGTACTACTAAAACACATCCAAAGACATCGCAACCTGCCATTGGTGAAGTGGTAGCGTTATATAAATCGTTAAAACAGCAAGGCTATGACTGTGCTATTGCTATTCATACTTCGCAACATTTGTCGGGCACTTATTTAAGCGCTTTCACAGCAGCACAACAAGCACAATTTGAAGTATATCCAGTTGATTCTAAAATCGGTTCATTTCCAATGATGAAAATGATTGAACTTGGGCAGCAATTAGAACGAGAAGGCGTCGCACCACAACAAATCGTTGAAAAAATTAATGAACTTGCAGATCATAGCGAGCTGTCCTTTATCCCAGCGAGCTTATCACAATTGCATAAAAGTGGCCGTGTGTCAGGGACGCAAGCGTTTTTGAGCCAACTATTAAATATAAAAGTCGTTATTTCTTTTGATAATGGTAAAGTTGTCATGAAGGAAAAAGTACGTGCACTAGCAAAAGCAAAAGCATATGTAGAAAACCTTCTAATAAATGATTTAGACTCACATCATATTCCAGAGGTAGCTGTTATTCATTGTAATAATGAAGAAGGTGCGATGAATTGGAAATTAGCCCTAGAAAAAGCGTATCCTTTTATTATTTTTCACGTTCTGCCATTGAGTGCTTGTGTCGGTGTGCATGCAGGAGAAGGCACACTTGGACTGAGTTGGGTACGCAGACCGGAGACAATCGCACAAAAACAACAAGAAAAAGAATTAGTGACGGTCTAAACTAACAAACGAATAACAAAAATACGGCATGTGAAGTTGCGAAATTCCTATAAACAAACTATTATACAGTCAGAGAGCTTTTTCATTAAATGAACTGTAGTTGTAAT
This DNA window, taken from Lysinibacillus sp. FSL M8-0337, encodes the following:
- a CDS encoding DegV family protein; the encoded protein is MNKKIAWVTDTAALLDEKFIQDNQIHVLPLNIVFEEGVLRETVDMTHDEFYDKLRTTKTHPKTSQPAIGEVVALYKSLKQQGYDCAIAIHTSQHLSGTYLSAFTAAQQAQFEVYPVDSKIGSFPMMKMIELGQQLEREGVAPQQIVEKINELADHSELSFIPASLSQLHKSGRVSGTQAFLSQLLNIKVVISFDNGKVVMKEKVRALAKAKAYVENLLINDLDSHHIPEVAVIHCNNEEGAMNWKLALEKAYPFIIFHVLPLSACVGVHAGEGTLGLSWVRRPETIAQKQQEKELVTV
- a CDS encoding MazG-like family protein produces the protein MNILEYQKWITEFYKKRGWYDLNPFIRVNFLTEEVGEVSKAIRTIEIGRDRPDEVTQSKEQQVENLKEELGDVLDNLFILADKYEIDLTEIMDSHKDKLTKRYQ
- a CDS encoding ABC transporter ATP-binding protein, with translation MDHQEILTIMNLTKSYGSKEILKGIDLHVSRGEIIGYIGPNGAGKSTTVKIILGIEGEYGGEIKLFGEDIKQNSIDYKRKIGYVPEIADVYDNLTGYEYLTFIGQLYGLHLDVATSKSKSLMELFGVGEAYHARISSYSKGMRQKLLIIASLIHNPDLLFLDEPINGLDANSVMIFKEILTQLAAQGKTIFYSSHIMDVVEKISSRIILLNDGKIAADGTFAQLQAANTAGTLEGIFNQLTGFHNHKEIGEQFVAVVQEV
- a CDS encoding DinB family protein is translated as MNTIDLILLNFNEVRRRSIKLWTSIPQDLLNWRPDDKAMSCIEMIRHVLESEYYYHQALKNKGSVPEFESPFEKQPFSTIDAELIFAEPFRNQFIETIKSFSNEDLKNIKINRSDVGYIRDLGDMLLRIAYHESVHTGQLLDYLRTAKVKIPDIWD
- a CDS encoding GNAT family N-acetyltransferase, which gives rise to MQLYIYDNRFKALIDQYQLTAEQLEYTGTPQEGIAFAKEDVNRHAILAIEDGVLVVFFVLHRKEGVKPYCENDHAILLRAFSTDYRHQGKGYAKKALMLLPDFVKQHYCDVNEIVLAVNVRNEAAQRLYKKCGYTDKGVRVMGIKGELIVMSYDL
- a CDS encoding phage terminase large subunit, whose product is MTEQRISLASIITEQFKPFWRASRAKEHLRYVLKGGRGSGKSFHIPMRILIDIMEYQVSALGIRKVQNTILKSVYDFVKLNIYLFFISKA
- a CDS encoding thioesterase family protein yields the protein MFVSEKQIEIRYAETDQMGVVYHANYIIWMEIGRTQLVSDAGFEYAALEKEGYVSPVMDLSISYKAAMHYGQVATVRTWVEKHDRLRTTYGYEILHEDGTIAAIAQSVHILAHKETLRPVSLSKIDPAWDAKYKEIAVATK
- a CDS encoding SPFH domain-containing protein, with the protein product MGLLKAGIGALAGVLEDQWREYFYCESLSADVLVAKGVKRTSKRGSNKGNDNIISNGSIIAINEGQCMMIVEQGKVVEFSSESGEYVYDTSTEPSIMYGDDLSANITETFKLIGKRFTFGGEPAKDQRVYYFNKKEIVGNKYGTPAPIPFRVIDRNIGLDIDITIRCHGEYSYKIVDPLLFYTNVCGNVEREYTRDAIDSQLKTELMTALQPAFAQISASGVRYSEIPAHTVALADALNKVLSEKWLATRGLAVVSFGISSLKASEEDEAMIKQLQRNAVMRDPGMAAAHLTGAQAEAMIAAAHNEGGAMAGFMGMNMATQAGGVNASQLFQMSEQNKQMQATTPQQSSPSNTWTCSCGQENTGKFCSNCGAAKPVEEGWTCSCGTINKGKFCSECGAKKPSGALQYACDKCGWQPETPANPPKFCPECGDVFDDNDLK
- a CDS encoding terminase small subunit; this encodes MPPTTAERIKAAELLGKRYRMWIDKVETDGKTKVVIVDDVS
- a CDS encoding TIGR00730 family Rossman fold protein — protein: MNISVYCGASLGNNEVYIEAAKALGKWIAENGHTLVYGGGKAGLMGIIADEVLYHNGEVIGIIPTFLVDRELSHPNLTRLEIVNSMSERKNKMIELGDCYIALPGGPGTLEEISEVISWARIGQHNNPSILFNVAGYYDKLKDFYNDMVTNGFLTMADQKAMLFTDSITKMEQYIIEFTPVSVRTY